Proteins found in one Miscanthus floridulus cultivar M001 chromosome 4, ASM1932011v1, whole genome shotgun sequence genomic segment:
- the LOC136550567 gene encoding stress-related protein-like, with the protein MAEEQPNPNPQPQQAEEREVVVEQQPRRAPKLRYLDFVQVAAAQAAVYLAGLYGLAKDHAGPLRPGVDAVESTVKGVVGPVYARFGGLPLDVLAFVDRKVDDTVHEVDKHLPGALKAASARAYAVARGVPEVARELAAEAQQSGVKGAARAALAKAEPVARDVYGRVEPVARDLYVRYEPAAEHLAVSAWRSLNGLPVFPHVAQIVVPTAAHWAEKYNRAVVAAAERGYAGAKYLPAIPTERIAKVFSSSPEAEPLAESQ; encoded by the exons ATGGCGGAGGAGCAGCCCAACCCCAACCCCCAGCCGCAGCAAGCG GAGGAGAGGGAGGTTGTTGTGGAGCAGCAGCCGAGGAGGGCCCCGAAGCTGAGGTACCTGGACTTCGTCCAGGTGGCGGCGGCGCAGGCCGCGGTGTACCTCGCGGGGCTCTACGGCCTCGCCAAGGACCACGCCGGCCCGCTCCGCCCCGGCGTCGACGCCGTCGAGTCCACCGTCAAGGGTGTCGTCGGCCCCGTCTACGCCCGCTTCGGCGGCCTGCCCCTCGACGTCCTCGCCTTTGTCGACCGCAAG GTGGACGACACGGTGCACGAGGTGGACAAGCACCTACCGGGCGCGCTGAAGGCTGCGTCGGCGCGTGCGTACGCGGTGGCGCGGGGCGTGCCGGAGGTGGCGCGCGAGCTTGCGGCGGAGGCGCAGCAGTCGGGCGTGAAGGGCGCGGCCCGCGCGGCGCTCGccaaggcggagcccgtggcgcGGGACGTGTACGGCCGCGTGGAGCCCGTGGCGAGGGACCTGTACGTGCGGTACGAGCCCGCGGCGGAGCACCTGGCCGTGTCCGCCTGGCGCTCGCTCAACGGCCTGCCGGTGTTCCCGCACGTCGCGCAGATCGTCGTGCCCACCGCCGCGCACTGGGCCGAGAAGTACAACAGGGCGGTCGTCGCCGCGGCCGAGCGGGGCTACGCCGGGGCCAAGTACCTCCCTGCCATCCCCACCGAGCGCATCGCCAAGGTGTTCTCGTCGTCGCCGGAGGCAGAGCCGCTGGCTGAGTCCCAGTAG